GGCAAGGACTGCAAAATATAAAATTTTCATAGTTAAAGTTTGCTACATGAATGCAAAAAACGCTCCCAAATTCATGGAAACGTTTTTTAATTATAACGAACTTTAATATTTTCTTATACGTTGAATCTGAAATGCATAATATCACCGTCTTTTACGATATATTCTTTCCCTTCTACGGAAAGTTTTCCGGCTTCTTTTATCTTCACTTCTGAACCGTAAGTAACGTAATCTTCATATTTAATTACTTCTGCACGGATGAATCCTTTTTCGAAATCTGTGTGAATTACCCCTGCAGCCTGAGGAGCTGTCCATCCCTGTCCTATGGTCCAGGCTCTAACCTCTTTTACTCCGGCTGTGAAGTACGTCTGAAGTTTCAACAGGTCATATGCTTTTCGGATCAGACGGTTTACTCCCGGTTCCTGAAGGCCAAGTTCATCAAGGAAGATTTCTCTTTCTTCAAAAGTTTCCAATTCATTGATGTCTGCTTCAATCTGAGCAGCTAAAACTACTACTTCAGCCCCTTCATTTTTAGCCATTTCTTCGATTTTACCAATCCATTCGTTTCCGTTTTTGATTGAATTTTCGTCTACGTTACAAACATAAAGAACAGGCTTATTTGTCAAAAGCTGCACTTCACCGATAATTGATTTTGCAAAATCATCTACAGCAAATTCTCTTGCATTTTTTCCATCTTCCAGGAATTTCTGCAGATTCTGAAGGGTTTCATAGGTAAGAATATCTTCTTT
This region of Chryseobacterium vaccae genomic DNA includes:
- the ychF gene encoding redox-regulated ATPase YchF — protein: MKCGIVGLPNVGKSTLFNCLSNAKAQSANYPFCTIEPNLGTVSVPDQRLFELEKIVKPERVLPAVVEIVDIAGLVKGASKGEGLGNQFLANIRECEAIIHVLRCFDNGNIVHVEGSVDPLRDKEIIDIELQLKDLETVGKAVEKAKKFIKSGKKEDILTYETLQNLQKFLEDGKNAREFAVDDFAKSIIGEVQLLTNKPVLYVCNVDENSIKNGNEWIGKIEEMAKNEGAEVVVLAAQIEADINELETFEEREIFLDELGLQEPGVNRLIRKAYDLLKLQTYFTAGVKEVRAWTIGQGWTAPQAAGVIHTDFEKGFIRAEVIKYEDYVTYGSEVKIKEAGKLSVEGKEYIVKDGDIMHFRFNV